Proteins encoded by one window of Paroedura picta isolate Pp20150507F chromosome 9, Ppicta_v3.0, whole genome shotgun sequence:
- the LOC143845075 gene encoding uncharacterized protein LOC143845075, which translates to MSRRGNNWAYTEVVDLLDIWGEQKIQKLLQSSYRNMDTFQVIASEMAKRGHERTAQECRTKTKTMRRDYKKAKDSSSYGNGRLMCPFYEQLDRILAGDSSFHLPKRQQNAVLPEESSEDTNSPCPAVEGAVPLMNRDYVEGQDQLPMEVSGSATPSPMFYMRRAAPAKPPSMPWPTADAAKPSSPTLPHNYATLAAEGCLTRVRKRQRKTRNDLVMELSRIADRRVQTATDRILSSLNRYATADLQDRERDRADTAQIIAIMHRQTELLESLVQMQSIEQTPVSPPPSWHARPRSAISPPSRSGVPRRTLVPRVNHRRRPQKYSP; encoded by the exons ATGAGTCGCCGTGGCAACAACTGGGCCTACACCGAGGTCGTTGACCTCCTGGATATATGGGGAGAACAAAAGATCCAAAAGTTGCTTCAGAGTAGCTATCGAAATATGGACACGTTCCAGGTCATTGCAAGTGAGATGGCAAAGCGGGGACACGAGCGCACAGCGCAAGAATGCCGGACCAAGACAAAAACGATGCGCCGGGATTACAAAAAGGCCAAGGACAGCTCCTCCTACGGGAACGGACGTCTCATGTGCCCTTTCTATGAGCAGCTTGATAGGATATTAGCCGGGGATTCTAGCTTCCACCTTCCTAAGAGGCAACAGAATGCCGTACTTCCAGAAGAATCTTCAGAGGATACCAATTCCCCATGCCCCGCAGTCGAGGGAGCCGTGCCATTAATGAACAGGGACTATGTAGAGGGCCAGGATCAGTTGCCCATGGAAGTCTCTGGATCTGCCACGCCCAGTCCAATGTTCTACATGAGGAGAGCAGCACCCGCAAAGCCTCCCAGCATGCCTTGGCCAACAGCAG atgCGGCAAAGCCATCGTCACCGACTCTGCCGCACAACTATGCGACCCTGGCTGCCGAAGGCTGCCTGACCAGAGTCCGAAAGCGCCAAAGGAAGACGAGGAATGACCTGGTCATGGAATTGTCGAGGATAGCGGACAGGAGGGTGCAGACGGCCACTGATCGGATCCTGTCTTCCCTGAATCGGTATGCCACAGCGGACCTGCAGGACCGTGAGAGAGACCGGGCGGACACTGCACAGATCATTGCGATAATGCACCGCCAGACAGAACTGCTGGAGTCCTTGGTGCAGATGCAGTCCATTGAACAGACTCCCGTCTCTCCTCCGCCATCGTGGCATGCCCGGCCTCGCTCTGCTATCTCTCCTCCCTCTCGCTCGGGCGTCCCCAGACGCACCCTCGTGCCCAGAGTGAATCACAGGAGAAGGCCCCAGAAGTATAGCCCTTAA